A region of Pleionea litopenaei DNA encodes the following proteins:
- a CDS encoding glutathione S-transferase family protein, which yields MMIKVYGMSLSGNCYKLKLLLNLISQEHQWIEVDILNGETQTPDYLKKNPNGKVPLLEIDGTYLPESNAGLYYLSQNTPYFPTGKLEQAQVLQWMFFEQYSHEPAIAVARFINLFLPSDHPRRDSLPELLKKGYQALAVLEQQLNKTTWLVGDKPSIADIALYAYTHVATDGDFELTRFPKINQWMTGIQQLPNYIPMV from the coding sequence ATGATGATAAAAGTATATGGGATGTCTCTCTCCGGCAATTGCTACAAGCTCAAGCTCTTACTTAACTTGATTAGCCAGGAGCACCAATGGATTGAGGTTGATATATTAAACGGAGAAACGCAAACACCTGACTATCTGAAAAAGAATCCTAATGGAAAAGTTCCGCTTCTCGAAATCGATGGAACATATCTTCCCGAGTCTAATGCAGGATTGTATTACCTTTCTCAGAACACGCCATATTTTCCGACTGGCAAACTTGAGCAAGCGCAGGTACTTCAATGGATGTTCTTTGAGCAATACAGTCATGAGCCTGCGATCGCTGTCGCTCGATTCATAAATTTATTTCTTCCAAGTGATCACCCGCGACGAGATAGTTTACCGGAACTTTTAAAAAAGGGTTATCAGGCATTGGCTGTTTTAGAACAGCAATTAAATAAAACGACTTGGCTAGTCGGTGACAAGCCTAGTATCGCCGATATTGCTTTGTACGCTTATACCCATGTTGCAACCGATGGTGATTTTGAATTAACTCGCTTTCCTAAAATCAATCAGTGGATGACTGGAATTCAACAACTGCCAAATTACATTCCAATGGTCTAA
- a CDS encoding MFS transporter, whose amino-acid sequence MSQRLPAQVWLLTLCYALMLSGTSMLVLIAGIIGQQIAPSEALATLPIALAIIGLALNTLPAAFLMSRWGRKPIFLTYGIFGVITALIAAYAMHIESFTLFCFAALGIGSSAASVQQYRFAAIEQVTVEQIPKATSTILLGGIVAAFIGPELSLLGQSLLTMPYAGSFLLLSGIYLLGLLMLTLIKVPPLEQTDHQSPGRGLSTLFRQRTLLIAIAAAAVGYGIMSFIMTATPLSMHTHFHHSLQETKWVIQSHVAAMYLPSLISGVLIQRFGHSKMMFAGLFAYILCLLIAYQWQTFIGFWVALVLLGIGWNFLFVAGTALLATTYQSNERFKVQATNDFLVFGTQAIAALSSGWLLFQFKWQGILLLCFIPLALFVFTLILALFKERRIYANHSS is encoded by the coding sequence GTGTCACAACGACTACCCGCTCAAGTTTGGTTACTCACACTGTGCTATGCACTGATGTTATCGGGTACATCAATGTTGGTTCTGATTGCGGGAATTATCGGACAGCAAATTGCCCCTTCGGAAGCGCTTGCCACTTTACCCATTGCATTAGCAATAATAGGTTTGGCACTGAATACCCTACCCGCTGCGTTTTTAATGAGTCGCTGGGGACGCAAGCCCATATTTCTCACCTACGGTATCTTTGGTGTGATAACGGCATTGATTGCAGCATACGCGATGCATATTGAGAGCTTTACTTTGTTTTGTTTTGCCGCATTAGGAATTGGAAGCTCGGCTGCATCGGTGCAGCAGTATCGTTTTGCGGCCATCGAGCAAGTGACTGTTGAGCAAATCCCTAAAGCGACCTCGACAATTTTGCTCGGCGGTATTGTCGCAGCATTTATCGGTCCCGAATTATCCTTATTGGGTCAATCCTTGTTAACCATGCCCTATGCAGGTTCTTTTCTGCTGCTCAGTGGTATCTACTTACTTGGTTTACTCATGTTGACTTTAATTAAAGTTCCTCCACTAGAGCAGACTGATCATCAAAGCCCTGGAAGAGGCTTGTCTACTTTATTTCGTCAAAGAACGCTACTCATCGCCATCGCAGCGGCTGCGGTCGGGTATGGGATCATGAGTTTTATAATGACCGCGACGCCTCTCAGTATGCATACTCATTTTCATCACAGCTTGCAGGAAACCAAATGGGTGATTCAATCTCATGTTGCAGCCATGTATTTACCCTCTCTCATCTCCGGAGTGCTGATTCAGCGTTTCGGCCATTCGAAAATGATGTTTGCAGGCCTATTTGCTTACATTCTTTGCTTATTAATCGCCTATCAATGGCAAACATTTATTGGCTTTTGGGTGGCTTTGGTTTTACTCGGAATAGGTTGGAATTTTTTATTCGTCGCCGGTACCGCTCTCTTGGCGACGACCTATCAATCGAACGAACGATTTAAAGTACAGGCCACCAATGACTTTCTGGTTTTTGGCACTCAAGCGATTGCTGCGTTAAGTTCTGGGTGGCTATTATTTCAGTTTAAGTGGCAGGGTATTTTGCTCTTGTGTTTTATTCCTCTGGCACTGTTCGTCTTCACTTTAATTCTAGCTTTGTTTAAAGAAAGAAGAATTTATGCCAATCATTCTTCGTAG
- a CDS encoding OPT family oligopeptide transporter, translated as MDKNKKAGLSNAAYRELQPGEQYQPYIGSHESIAEFTFKALGLGILFGIIFGAANAYLGLKSGLTISTSIPVAVMSVAVFRILAKSGIKSTILETNIAQTTGSASSSVASGVIFTLPALFMWGVAPDLLQMTILAMSGGLLGILFMIPLRKFLIEREHGKLPYPEGTACAEVLVANEVGGNRAKYIFYGIGAAALFKTLTSWIKIIPSSVSFNVPFIKKATLGIDLSAALFGVGYILGPRIALIMVGGGLLSSLIIIPAIAYWGDTRTLPLFPETVSLIKDMSAADIWTRYVRYIGAGAVATAGIITLIRSIPVMLESFKAGAKELEIQTHQSDGSTKQPRTTQDLPLKVVGIGILLIVLALTLIPSVFGAVGGMDMRLVAAICVAIFSFFFVTVASRIVGLVGVTSNPTSGMTIAALLGTATLFLVMGWTDTNGKAAALIVGCVVAIAASIAGDTSQDLKSGYLLGSTPRYQQAAELIGVLTSATFVCLAVLLLAKTFGFGSSDLAAPQATLMKLVIDGVLDQNLPWTLVAIGAGIAILCELFRIPSLPFAVGVYLPVSVMTPVFIGGMIRHFFEKRTNNQEQLESRRERGVLLGSGFVGGEGLLGVGIAAAAFILDKKPAGIGTDWAGPDWMPSLLGFVAFVLLVSWFFKSIVNAKN; from the coding sequence ATGGACAAAAATAAAAAAGCTGGCTTATCGAATGCAGCGTATCGCGAGCTGCAACCCGGTGAGCAGTATCAACCATACATTGGTAGCCATGAATCGATAGCCGAATTTACATTTAAAGCATTGGGTTTGGGGATCTTATTTGGAATTATTTTTGGTGCGGCTAATGCTTATTTAGGGCTTAAATCTGGATTGACCATCAGCACCTCAATTCCGGTCGCCGTTATGAGTGTTGCTGTATTTCGTATACTCGCCAAGTCAGGCATCAAAAGTACCATCTTAGAAACCAATATTGCTCAAACGACGGGCTCGGCTTCAAGTTCTGTGGCAAGTGGCGTGATCTTCACATTGCCCGCCTTATTTATGTGGGGAGTCGCTCCAGATTTGTTGCAAATGACGATTTTGGCAATGAGTGGGGGGTTGTTAGGCATTCTATTTATGATTCCCTTGCGTAAATTTTTAATCGAAAGAGAACATGGAAAATTGCCTTATCCTGAGGGAACTGCATGTGCTGAAGTTTTGGTCGCCAATGAAGTCGGTGGTAATAGAGCCAAATATATCTTTTATGGGATCGGTGCGGCGGCTTTGTTTAAAACACTGACGTCCTGGATTAAAATTATTCCTTCTTCAGTAAGTTTCAATGTCCCTTTTATCAAGAAGGCCACACTTGGAATCGATCTATCGGCAGCCTTATTCGGCGTCGGTTATATTTTAGGACCTCGCATCGCGCTAATTATGGTTGGTGGTGGACTACTTTCTTCCTTAATTATTATTCCCGCGATAGCTTACTGGGGTGATACGAGAACGTTACCGCTGTTTCCTGAAACGGTTTCTTTAATTAAAGATATGTCGGCGGCGGATATTTGGACGCGTTATGTTCGGTATATTGGAGCTGGTGCGGTTGCGACGGCGGGGATTATCACTTTAATACGCAGTATTCCAGTGATGCTCGAGAGCTTTAAAGCAGGTGCAAAAGAGTTAGAGATACAAACACATCAATCCGACGGTTCGACGAAACAACCGAGAACGACTCAAGATCTGCCTTTGAAGGTGGTGGGTATTGGTATTTTACTGATTGTTTTAGCATTGACCTTAATTCCGAGTGTTTTTGGTGCGGTTGGTGGCATGGATATGCGTCTCGTTGCTGCTATTTGTGTGGCCATATTTTCTTTTTTCTTTGTAACGGTCGCTTCAAGAATTGTCGGTTTGGTTGGTGTGACGTCGAACCCTACCAGTGGCATGACTATCGCTGCATTACTGGGTACGGCAACGTTGTTTTTAGTCATGGGTTGGACTGATACTAACGGTAAAGCTGCCGCACTCATTGTCGGTTGTGTGGTTGCAATCGCGGCTTCAATTGCGGGTGATACGTCACAAGATTTAAAAAGTGGTTATTTGCTTGGATCAACGCCACGTTATCAACAGGCAGCTGAGTTGATTGGTGTTTTAACCTCAGCAACCTTTGTTTGTTTGGCGGTGTTGTTACTTGCGAAAACCTTTGGTTTTGGTAGCAGCGATTTAGCCGCTCCTCAGGCGACCCTAATGAAATTGGTTATTGATGGGGTATTGGATCAAAACTTACCCTGGACGTTGGTTGCGATCGGCGCTGGCATCGCCATACTTTGCGAGCTTTTTCGAATTCCTTCTTTACCCTTTGCGGTTGGTGTTTATTTACCGGTATCCGTAATGACCCCGGTGTTTATCGGTGGGATGATCCGGCACTTTTTTGAAAAACGTACCAACAACCAAGAACAACTAGAGAGCCGCCGCGAACGCGGAGTGCTTTTAGGCTCCGGCTTTGTTGGTGGAGAAGGGTTGTTGGGTGTTGGAATAGCCGCAGCGGCATTTATACTGGATAAGAAACCTGCTGGAATTGGAACTGACTGGGCTGGTCCCGATTGGATGCCTAGTTTGTTGGGATTCGTTGCCTTTGTTTTGTTAGTTAGCTGGTTCTTTAAATCAATTGTGAATGCAAAAAATTAA
- a CDS encoding thioredoxin domain-containing protein yields MPLSNRTTHFDQASPLLKALSQTPIHWQSFSHDLWSYAEQQNKPIFLFLGYFQCPWTQEMLKSLFENPEIIERLNKNFINVAVDRELRPDLDVWLQRSATLLDSGSGGWPLCAFIHPKFKQPFFCGHYFDELGTQERPAFSNLLDSIDYIFREKQEEIEGSSKTLLSRINPALSVDLKDTLAKEQISLEALTDKFTQAFLDNVDQQWGGLKSIPKFPHTTMLLCLLDIIVLKRPDNSQTLYPLLMLTSQSIKNIGLNDHVEGGFFRYCLDEYWGVPHFEKTLYDNTLLIDYFDRLSAFNKEGSFSYEAQRALTFILEKLAIKDGLYATLECENFPSLEIRDSQPSSYTFDKQQVCETITNDLWPLTQTAFGFEQAPNHRGRWHLHQWYSVSSLAEKLGLELKQVQWQIEPIRQELRSIRDEQLNASIGDFATIAFNAQLAKVLFKTASQSQNEESINIAQKILSNIQQRWHRNTGLTYSQPAASAVLDDYVSVMECLLVAIQQDWNTQYFSWLVEIQDFVLHHFIKENKFLVSLESDHLEVYDDYKDSGFANSSARLVLVLYRLAQLTNNQDLKNRAKQLQQSTLVLFETNPLVYATALQCALQAKNMPLIVISGSPLEMSQWKSLTQDLTLKFEVFCVPSNDSSILTERLSDGKICAILCAEDDRKKTTNQEEFKHWLND; encoded by the coding sequence GTGCCATTGTCGAATCGCACCACACACTTCGACCAAGCTTCACCACTGCTCAAAGCTCTGTCACAAACACCTATTCATTGGCAAAGTTTTAGTCACGATCTTTGGTCCTATGCAGAGCAACAAAATAAACCTATTTTTTTGTTTCTAGGTTACTTTCAATGCCCCTGGACTCAGGAGATGCTTAAAAGTCTATTTGAAAACCCAGAGATCATTGAACGATTAAATAAAAATTTCATTAATGTCGCCGTCGATAGAGAGCTAAGACCTGATCTTGATGTCTGGTTACAACGAAGTGCTACGCTGCTAGATTCCGGTAGTGGCGGCTGGCCTTTGTGTGCGTTCATCCACCCTAAATTTAAACAGCCATTTTTTTGTGGTCATTATTTTGATGAGTTGGGCACTCAAGAACGGCCAGCTTTTAGCAACCTTCTTGATTCTATTGATTATATATTTCGAGAAAAGCAAGAAGAAATAGAAGGTTCTTCTAAGACGCTCTTGTCGCGAATAAATCCAGCTCTATCAGTTGACCTTAAGGATACGTTAGCTAAAGAGCAAATTTCGCTTGAGGCATTAACCGATAAATTTACGCAGGCATTTTTAGATAATGTCGATCAGCAATGGGGCGGGCTAAAATCAATTCCCAAGTTTCCACACACCACCATGTTGCTTTGTCTTTTAGATATTATTGTTCTGAAACGACCCGACAATAGCCAAACCCTATATCCGCTATTGATGCTGACCAGCCAAAGTATAAAAAATATCGGTTTAAATGATCATGTTGAAGGCGGTTTTTTTCGATACTGTTTAGATGAGTACTGGGGCGTTCCGCACTTCGAGAAGACACTTTATGACAACACACTACTAATTGATTATTTTGATCGATTATCTGCATTCAATAAAGAAGGTTCTTTCAGTTACGAAGCACAAAGAGCTTTAACTTTTATTTTAGAAAAGCTAGCGATTAAAGACGGATTATATGCAACACTTGAGTGCGAGAACTTTCCGTCTTTAGAAATTAGAGATTCACAGCCAAGCAGTTATACCTTCGATAAACAACAGGTTTGCGAGACAATAACAAATGACCTCTGGCCATTAACACAAACAGCGTTTGGATTTGAGCAAGCCCCCAACCATCGAGGACGATGGCACCTACATCAATGGTATTCAGTGAGTAGCTTAGCCGAAAAATTAGGTCTCGAGTTAAAACAAGTACAATGGCAAATTGAACCGATAAGACAAGAATTAAGAAGCATTAGAGACGAGCAGTTAAATGCTTCAATTGGAGATTTTGCAACGATTGCTTTTAATGCACAACTAGCTAAAGTTCTATTTAAAACAGCGTCACAATCTCAAAACGAAGAGTCTATAAATATCGCGCAAAAAATTCTTTCGAATATTCAACAGCGATGGCATCGCAATACCGGACTAACCTATTCTCAGCCAGCAGCATCGGCCGTATTGGATGACTATGTCAGTGTAATGGAGTGCTTACTGGTTGCTATTCAACAGGATTGGAATACTCAATACTTTAGTTGGCTCGTTGAAATTCAAGATTTTGTTTTACATCATTTTATAAAAGAGAATAAATTTTTAGTCTCTCTAGAAAGCGATCATTTGGAAGTCTACGATGACTATAAAGACTCAGGGTTTGCTAATTCGAGTGCTCGATTGGTACTAGTGCTTTATCGACTGGCTCAGCTGACTAATAATCAAGATCTGAAAAATCGAGCAAAACAATTACAGCAGTCCACCTTAGTTCTTTTTGAAACTAACCCCTTGGTCTACGCAACCGCATTACAATGTGCACTGCAAGCGAAAAATATGCCACTGATTGTTATCTCTGGTAGTCCACTTGAAATGAGTCAATGGAAAAGCCTAACTCAAGATCTAACGCTGAAGTTTGAGGTGTTTTGCGTCCCATCGAATGACAGCTCTATTCTAACTGAGAGACTAAGTGACGGTAAAATCTGCGCAATTTTATGCGCTGAAGATGATAGAAAGAAAACAACAAATCAAGAAGAATTTAAGCACTGGCTAAATGACTAG
- a CDS encoding DUF599 domain-containing protein gives MNNILSFISLYDWIALIWFAICWIGYALFAQVKARTKPTLASSLSNVRGLWMSRIFSREVRIADVTALGILQRNVTFFASTTIFILAGLLTVLGATDQIVQLTNTLPFIVENTRASWEVKLLVLIFIFVYAFFKFAWSVRQYNFAIVLLSAAPTNDCSENDKTLFVINANEVLTRANNSFAHGLRAYSFAMAILGWFVHPVLFMVSALWVVLVLHRREFHSNTLIALRQASKLAQ, from the coding sequence TTGAACAACATACTCAGCTTTATATCCTTGTACGATTGGATTGCCTTGATATGGTTTGCGATCTGCTGGATCGGCTACGCACTCTTTGCTCAAGTTAAAGCGCGTACCAAGCCAACATTGGCGTCATCGCTCTCGAATGTAAGAGGTCTTTGGATGTCTCGAATATTCTCGCGAGAGGTCCGTATTGCTGACGTTACCGCATTGGGTATTCTGCAGCGAAATGTGACGTTTTTTGCATCGACGACTATTTTTATTCTTGCTGGTTTATTGACCGTGTTAGGGGCAACAGACCAAATTGTGCAACTGACTAATACCTTACCATTCATTGTCGAAAATACCCGAGCCAGTTGGGAAGTGAAGCTGCTGGTGCTGATTTTTATCTTTGTCTATGCATTTTTTAAGTTTGCCTGGAGTGTTCGGCAATACAACTTTGCCATTGTATTGTTGAGCGCAGCGCCAACGAATGATTGTTCGGAAAACGATAAGACGCTGTTTGTGATTAATGCCAATGAAGTATTAACACGAGCAAATAATTCTTTTGCTCACGGGCTAAGAGCCTACTCATTTGCGATGGCTATTTTAGGTTGGTTTGTTCATCCGGTTTTATTTATGGTTAGTGCACTTTGGGTAGTGTTGGTTTTGCATCGTCGAGAGTTTCATTCAAACACCTTGATCGCGCTGCGACAAGCCAGCAAGCTCGCTCAGTGA
- a CDS encoding GGDEF domain-containing protein has protein sequence MTTEDSLSEEEQLKRYLLRVSYSGMGVNSTLDRQLNELRTAIKDQTSTEDLKIYVDNITDFLREQEELIEDQLQSSDSPALQALLAEVENLPLSRKSKKLLKTLNKKRQQLNPESIFEEIGNILKTTEINESNSRWNPFNKKKREHNEEVLDNDEVLEKPAVSQQVIIPQALKDALNNFVDQLGNIDIYRKASENIKDQLLAINHYEQLSDLIEQIASALLEAANQEHVQFENFLQKLNKRLLNVASYLNQAAVGHESLISDTQKLDTDLTGAIADIQQEIADSPNLGPLKSRLLSSFEHIFNSVNHFKETQKNKVKASLAELKIVREQLAVTEEEAERLKTNLKEQRFKAYNDPLTSLPNRYAYNERLTQEYSRWRRYRNSLSLAVCDIDYFKKINDQYGHQAGDEVLKAVANQLDHGLRESDFIARYGGEEFVILMPETRLADATKAINKLRLMVRDHAIKVTPNQTINITLSFGVAEFEGADTATDVFNKADKALYRAKEKGRNQVCAERSIKPDLP, from the coding sequence ATGACTACTGAAGACTCATTATCAGAGGAAGAACAACTCAAACGCTATTTACTTAGAGTAAGTTATAGCGGCATGGGAGTTAACTCGACACTTGATCGGCAACTGAATGAATTAAGAACAGCAATCAAAGATCAAACTTCAACAGAAGATTTGAAGATCTACGTCGACAACATCACCGATTTTTTACGCGAACAAGAAGAACTGATTGAAGATCAACTTCAGTCTTCAGACTCACCGGCGCTACAAGCACTGCTAGCAGAAGTTGAAAACTTACCGCTGAGCAGAAAAAGTAAAAAACTACTGAAAACTTTAAACAAAAAAAGACAGCAGTTGAATCCAGAAAGTATTTTTGAAGAAATCGGCAATATCTTAAAAACAACCGAGATCAATGAATCAAATAGTCGTTGGAATCCTTTTAATAAGAAAAAAAGAGAACACAACGAAGAGGTTCTCGATAATGACGAAGTTCTCGAAAAACCTGCTGTTTCACAGCAGGTGATAATTCCTCAAGCACTGAAAGACGCGTTAAATAACTTTGTCGATCAACTTGGTAATATTGATATCTACCGAAAGGCTTCAGAGAACATTAAAGATCAACTGCTTGCAATTAATCATTACGAGCAACTATCGGACCTTATCGAACAAATTGCTTCAGCATTACTTGAAGCGGCGAATCAAGAGCATGTTCAGTTTGAGAATTTTCTTCAGAAACTCAACAAACGTCTGCTCAATGTTGCGTCTTACCTAAATCAGGCCGCCGTTGGCCATGAGAGTCTGATCAGTGATACTCAGAAATTAGACACCGATCTAACAGGAGCCATTGCCGATATTCAACAAGAAATAGCGGATTCACCAAATCTTGGGCCATTAAAAAGTCGTCTGCTCAGTAGTTTCGAACATATCTTTAATAGTGTTAATCACTTTAAAGAAACTCAAAAAAATAAAGTTAAAGCTTCGTTAGCAGAATTGAAAATTGTTCGCGAACAATTAGCCGTCACTGAAGAAGAAGCTGAGCGACTTAAAACAAATCTAAAAGAACAGCGTTTTAAAGCCTACAATGATCCACTCACTTCGCTGCCCAATCGATACGCATATAATGAGCGATTGACGCAAGAGTATTCTCGATGGCGGCGCTATCGAAACTCGCTCAGCCTCGCGGTATGTGACATAGACTACTTTAAAAAAATTAATGACCAATATGGCCACCAAGCGGGCGACGAAGTTTTAAAGGCGGTTGCTAATCAACTTGATCATGGGCTACGAGAGTCTGATTTTATCGCTCGTTATGGTGGAGAAGAATTCGTTATATTGATGCCTGAAACTCGCCTAGCCGACGCTACCAAAGCGATCAATAAATTAAGATTAATGGTTAGAGATCACGCTATCAAGGTCACTCCGAATCAAACGATAAACATTACACTGTCTTTTGGTGTTGCGGAGTTTGAGGGCGCGGATACTGCGACCGATGTTTTTAATAAAGCTGACAAGGCTCTTTACCGCGCTAAAGAGAAAGGTCGGAATCAGGTGTGCGCCGAACGTTCAATCAAGCCAGATCTTCCTTAA
- a CDS encoding endonuclease/exonuclease/phosphatase family protein, producing the protein MTLTATAPKQQLQTLKMLSFNIQVGIETRRYSDYLSRSWRHVLPHSARHINLSKIANLIQDYDIVALQEVDAGSLRSSFINQVEYLAEHAGFAHWHVQKNRNLANIAAHANGLLSKLPAEVVVDHALPGLIPGRGALQVSFGSANTSLVVMVAHLALGKKAQKKQLKYIAESLQHHDYFVIMGDMNCEPDWLVDELHQYGINTRLMDSHQPTYPSWNPKRSFDQILVSDTLGVRSVSVLPEVISDHLPIAMEIDLPIHLASQIEQRSLGLNCNTNSC; encoded by the coding sequence ATGACATTAACCGCAACTGCTCCTAAGCAACAACTACAAACATTGAAAATGTTGAGTTTCAATATCCAAGTCGGTATTGAAACACGTCGTTATAGCGATTATTTATCTCGGAGTTGGCGCCACGTACTTCCACATTCTGCTCGACATATTAATTTGTCAAAAATTGCAAATTTAATACAAGATTATGACATTGTCGCCTTGCAAGAAGTGGACGCTGGCAGCCTCAGAAGCAGCTTTATCAATCAAGTAGAATACCTCGCTGAACACGCTGGATTCGCTCATTGGCATGTTCAAAAAAATAGAAATCTAGCCAATATCGCCGCTCATGCGAACGGGCTACTCTCAAAACTACCTGCCGAAGTGGTCGTTGATCACGCACTTCCTGGATTGATACCAGGGCGCGGCGCGTTGCAGGTTAGCTTTGGAAGCGCTAATACCTCGTTGGTGGTGATGGTTGCCCATTTAGCTCTTGGAAAAAAAGCTCAGAAAAAACAACTCAAATACATCGCCGAGAGTCTGCAACATCACGATTATTTTGTCATTATGGGAGACATGAACTGTGAGCCTGATTGGCTAGTCGACGAACTTCATCAATACGGAATTAATACCCGACTTATGGATAGTCATCAACCAACGTATCCTAGTTGGAATCCAAAACGTTCTTTTGACCAAATATTGGTTAGCGACACCTTGGGTGTTCGCAGTGTTTCGGTATTACCGGAAGTCATTTCTGATCATCTGCCCATTGCTATGGAAATTGACCTGCCGATTCATTTAGCCTCTCAAATTGAGCAACGCTCTTTGGGACTGAACTGCAATACTAACAGTTGTTAA
- a CDS encoding c-type cytochrome: MKKIAVICAILGFSAHLVAGDAEQGQKDAAACAACHGADGNTPLAPEYPKLAGQGAKYLAKQLHQFKNGERDNAVMAGQAASLSEEAIANISAFYATLEPQHAAVPDKYIELGQKLYRAGDAATGIPACTACHGPQGTGVDAAAFPALGGQNPQYTIAQLKAFRSGARANDNNRMMRDIASKLSDEQIEALAYYLVGLH; this comes from the coding sequence ATGAAAAAAATTGCTGTAATCTGCGCCATTTTGGGGTTTAGCGCACACCTAGTAGCGGGTGATGCGGAACAGGGTCAAAAAGATGCGGCAGCTTGTGCTGCTTGTCATGGAGCTGATGGAAACACTCCACTTGCACCTGAGTATCCGAAATTGGCAGGTCAAGGCGCTAAATACCTTGCTAAACAATTACACCAGTTCAAAAACGGTGAGCGTGATAACGCAGTGATGGCTGGTCAAGCGGCGTCATTATCTGAAGAAGCCATCGCTAATATCTCAGCGTTTTATGCGACTTTAGAACCGCAACACGCAGCCGTTCCCGATAAATACATTGAACTCGGACAAAAACTGTATCGAGCCGGTGACGCAGCAACAGGCATTCCAGCCTGCACCGCTTGCCATGGTCCACAAGGCACAGGTGTCGATGCCGCGGCTTTCCCAGCATTAGGTGGTCAAAACCCTCAATACACCATCGCACAATTAAAAGCGTTTAGATCAGGTGCACGAGCCAATGACAACAACCGTATGATGCGCGACATTGCTTCGAAGTTAAGCGATGAACAAATTGAAGCTTTGGCATACTACCTAGTTGGCCTCCATTAA
- the yihA gene encoding ribosome biogenesis GTP-binding protein YihA/YsxC: MNKGAGTEKKVNPFRQAQYIMGAAELVQLPADAGIEVAFAGRSNAGKSSALNVLCEQKSLARTSKTPGRTQLINLFKLDEQRRLVDLPGYGFAKVSIDIKERWQATLSQYLQQRNCLQGLVVLMDIRHPLKDVDCQMLEWAAVAKLPTHVLLSKADKLKQGAAKSTLLKVKQQLKTIDPAFSAQTFSSLKRTGFDQLMNHLLQWFEYEPPKAD; this comes from the coding sequence GTGAATAAGGGTGCTGGAACGGAGAAAAAAGTGAATCCCTTTCGACAGGCGCAATACATTATGGGCGCTGCCGAATTGGTTCAGTTGCCAGCCGATGCTGGGATCGAAGTCGCGTTTGCTGGTCGCTCAAATGCCGGTAAGTCGAGTGCTTTGAACGTCTTGTGTGAACAAAAATCGTTAGCAAGAACCAGTAAAACACCTGGACGTACACAGCTTATCAATCTGTTTAAATTGGATGAACAGCGTCGGCTGGTTGATCTACCTGGTTATGGCTTCGCGAAGGTCTCGATTGATATAAAAGAGCGGTGGCAGGCAACGCTGAGTCAGTACTTGCAACAGCGAAACTGTCTTCAAGGTCTCGTGGTGCTAATGGATATACGGCACCCGTTAAAAGATGTCGATTGCCAAATGCTCGAGTGGGCTGCGGTGGCTAAATTACCAACCCATGTATTGCTGAGTAAGGCCGACAAATTAAAGCAAGGTGCAGCAAAAAGCACATTATTGAAAGTCAAACAGCAACTCAAAACGATTGATCCGGCGTTTAGCGCGCAAACTTTTTCATCGTTAAAACGAACGGGCTTTGATCAACTCATGAATCATTTATTGCAATGGTTTGAGTATGAGCCGCCCAAGGCGGATTAA